One stretch of Clavibacter californiensis DNA includes these proteins:
- a CDS encoding DUF7882 family protein, with the protein MGQLIFDSTTRTTIDDRALAHLQIVMLNKLRRRESFAFSWKYPASEGDGRSTVWVAPELPLHFRFSGSRPPAINPAWVDLLMDSANTGSGLHLVPEPPPGTATHAEPPAD; encoded by the coding sequence GTGGGCCAGCTGATCTTCGACAGCACCACCCGCACCACCATCGACGACCGCGCGCTCGCGCACCTGCAGATCGTCATGCTGAACAAGCTCCGCCGCCGGGAGAGCTTCGCGTTCTCGTGGAAGTACCCGGCGTCCGAGGGCGACGGGCGCAGCACCGTGTGGGTCGCCCCCGAGCTCCCGCTGCACTTCCGGTTCTCGGGCAGCCGCCCGCCCGCCATCAACCCCGCCTGGGTGGACCTGCTCATGGACAGCGCGAACACCGGATCCGGGCTGCACCTCGTGCCGGAGCCGCCGCCCGGCACGGCCACGCACGCCGAGCCGCCCGCCGACTGA
- a CDS encoding LamB/YcsF family protein, producing MQIDLNSDLAESFGRWTLGDDDAMLDVVSSANVACGFHAGDPLVMLHALERAARNGVAVGAHVAYRDLAGFGRRDLDASPAELTGDVLYQLAAISGMARTVGARVSYIKPHGALYNRIAHDPVQAQAVVDAVVALEPTLPVLGLPGSEILRLAAAAGLPTRVEAFTDRAYTPEGALVSRRQEGAVIHDPTEVAARSVRMATEGTVVAIDGSVVRLDPDSLCLHSDTPGAVGLARAVRDALEAAGVEIRPVPDAAPSSEHRALPARDRRAL from the coding sequence ATGCAGATCGACCTCAACAGCGACCTGGCCGAGTCCTTCGGCCGGTGGACCCTCGGCGACGACGACGCGATGCTCGACGTCGTCTCGAGCGCCAACGTGGCGTGCGGCTTCCACGCGGGGGATCCGCTCGTCATGCTGCACGCGCTCGAGCGCGCGGCCAGGAACGGCGTGGCCGTCGGCGCGCACGTCGCGTACCGCGACCTCGCGGGCTTCGGCCGCCGCGACCTCGACGCCTCGCCCGCCGAGCTCACGGGCGACGTGCTCTACCAGCTGGCGGCGATCAGCGGCATGGCCCGCACGGTCGGCGCGCGGGTCTCCTACATCAAGCCGCACGGCGCCCTCTACAACCGCATCGCCCACGATCCCGTTCAGGCGCAGGCCGTGGTGGACGCGGTCGTGGCGCTGGAGCCGACGCTCCCCGTGCTCGGGCTGCCGGGCTCCGAGATCCTCCGGCTGGCCGCGGCGGCGGGACTGCCCACGCGCGTCGAGGCGTTCACCGACCGCGCCTACACGCCCGAGGGCGCGCTCGTGTCGCGGCGGCAGGAGGGCGCGGTGATCCACGACCCGACCGAGGTGGCGGCCCGCTCCGTCCGCATGGCAACGGAGGGCACGGTCGTCGCGATCGATGGATCCGTCGTGCGGCTCGACCCCGACTCCCTCTGCCTGCACAGCGACACCCCCGGCGCCGTGGGGCTGGCGCGCGCGGTGCGCGACGCGCTCGAGGCGGCGGGCGTGGAGATCAGGCCGGTGCCGGATGCGGCTCCCTCGTCGGAGCACCGCGCCCTCCCGGCCCGCGACCGGCGCGCCCTGTGA
- the aspS gene encoding aspartate--tRNA(Asn) ligase, producing the protein MTTRTLIKNLAALDDGDVAVSGWVETVRDQKKIQFVILRDESGAVQLTYKRQGDEDATADTISGLAAGTFLTATGTLKHDERVKLGGLEIGLSGIEVAAAAIPETPIAADSSIDKRLDWRFIDLRAPRNALIFRVQTTLVHALRTYWVEHDFIEVFSPKLMATPSESNAELFKVDYFDGVAYLAQSPQFFKQMAQSAGFGKMFEVGPAFRADPSFTSRHATEFTSVDAEISWIESHEDVARLQEELIVAALTAVKEKHGDEIRELFDVEVTVPSIPFPRIPLLEAKDIVAKRGHVIDRADDDLDPEGERQIAAHVMEEFGHEFVFLTDYPSTIRPFYHMRNAEDPTITNSYDLIWNGVEITTGAQREHRVDVLEAQAREKGLDPEELGSYLDFFRYGVPPHGGFGMGLNRVLMLLLHQSNLREVTYLFRGPNRLAP; encoded by the coding sequence GTGACCACCCGAACTCTCATCAAGAACCTGGCCGCCCTCGACGACGGGGACGTGGCCGTCTCCGGCTGGGTCGAGACCGTCCGGGATCAGAAGAAGATCCAGTTCGTCATCCTCCGCGACGAGTCGGGCGCGGTGCAGCTCACCTACAAGCGCCAGGGCGACGAGGACGCGACGGCGGACACCATCTCCGGCCTCGCGGCCGGCACCTTCCTCACCGCGACGGGCACGCTCAAGCACGACGAGCGCGTGAAGCTCGGCGGGCTGGAGATCGGCCTGTCCGGCATCGAGGTCGCGGCCGCGGCCATCCCCGAGACGCCCATCGCCGCCGACTCCTCCATCGACAAGCGCCTCGACTGGCGCTTCATCGACCTGCGCGCCCCTCGCAACGCGCTCATCTTCCGCGTGCAGACCACGCTGGTCCACGCGCTGCGCACCTACTGGGTCGAGCACGACTTCATCGAGGTCTTCTCGCCCAAGCTCATGGCTACGCCCTCCGAGTCGAACGCCGAGCTGTTCAAGGTCGACTACTTCGACGGCGTCGCGTACCTCGCGCAGAGCCCGCAGTTCTTCAAGCAGATGGCGCAGTCCGCCGGCTTCGGCAAGATGTTCGAGGTCGGCCCGGCGTTCCGCGCCGACCCGTCCTTCACCTCGCGCCACGCGACCGAGTTCACCTCGGTGGACGCGGAGATCAGCTGGATCGAGAGCCACGAGGACGTCGCCCGCCTCCAGGAGGAGCTCATCGTCGCCGCGCTCACCGCGGTGAAGGAGAAGCACGGCGACGAGATCCGCGAGCTGTTCGACGTGGAGGTGACCGTGCCGAGCATCCCGTTCCCGCGGATCCCCCTGCTCGAGGCCAAGGACATCGTCGCGAAGCGCGGCCACGTGATCGACCGCGCCGACGACGACCTCGACCCCGAGGGCGAGCGCCAGATCGCGGCGCACGTCATGGAGGAGTTCGGCCACGAGTTCGTGTTCCTCACCGACTACCCGTCGACGATCCGGCCGTTCTACCACATGCGCAACGCCGAGGACCCGACGATCACGAACAGCTACGACCTCATCTGGAACGGCGTCGAGATCACCACCGGAGCGCAGCGCGAGCACCGCGTCGACGTGCTCGAGGCGCAGGCCCGCGAGAAGGGCCTCGACCCCGAGGAGCTCGGTTCGTACCTCGACTTCTTCCGGTACGGCGTGCCCCCGCACGGCGGCTTCGGCATGGGCCTCAACCGCGTGCTGATGCTGCTGCTGCACCAGTCGAACCTGCGCGAGGTCACGTACCTGTTCCGCGGGCCGAACCGCCTCGCCCCGTAG
- a CDS encoding 5-oxoprolinase subunit B family protein: MTLRLLPCGDAAVMLDLDSLDEVLRLQPVLDATRPRGVVDIVPGARSILVTLDPRVLPLAAARSWALAARPADEAGSRGGAPVEIDVVYDGEDLADVAGLLGIGIREVVERHTSGTWTVAFGGFAPGFGYLAGVPGLEVPRRTSPRPRVPAGAVALAGEFSGIYPRVSPGGWQLIGTTRAVLWDPEREPAALLQPGSAVRFREVDA; this comes from the coding sequence GTGACCCTCCGGCTCCTGCCGTGCGGCGACGCCGCCGTCATGCTCGACCTCGACTCCCTCGACGAGGTCCTGCGCCTGCAGCCCGTGCTCGACGCGACCCGGCCCCGCGGCGTCGTCGACATCGTGCCGGGCGCGCGCAGCATCCTCGTCACGCTGGATCCGCGCGTGCTGCCGCTCGCCGCCGCTCGCTCCTGGGCGCTCGCCGCCCGACCCGCCGACGAGGCCGGCTCCCGGGGTGGCGCGCCCGTCGAGATCGACGTGGTCTACGACGGCGAGGACCTGGCCGACGTCGCCGGGCTCCTCGGCATCGGGATCCGCGAGGTGGTCGAGCGGCACACGTCCGGCACATGGACGGTCGCGTTCGGCGGCTTCGCGCCCGGCTTCGGCTACCTCGCGGGCGTCCCCGGCCTCGAGGTGCCGCGCCGCACGTCGCCGCGCCCGCGCGTCCCGGCCGGCGCCGTCGCGCTCGCGGGCGAGTTCAGCGGGATCTACCCGCGCGTCTCGCCGGGCGGCTGGCAGCTCATCGGCACGACGCGGGCGGTGCTGTGGGATCCGGAGCGCGAGCCGGCGGCGCTCCTGCAGCCCGGATCCGCCGTGCGCTTCCGTGAGGTCGACGCGTGA
- a CDS encoding DUF2510 domain-containing protein produces MTDSTGTPSTPAGWYADPAGSDRLRWWDGTRWTDHLTDAPPAAAPASAPSPAPAPAEPAAAPVSGHVAPEAPAASATVPPTYGQQTPGQQDAQQPYAQQPYAQQPYAQGAYAQQPYSAPTPPPKVPASTQPFTWAIWVLAALPVVYVLLALNMDYRGALEMSPRGPRTDALVASALSSLVQFLVWGGSVALAFVDWRDLTRRGIAKPFHWAWAFIPVVGGVYLIGRSIIVRRRIEGAPANALSPIWLWAGLNVIVAFISIVKFVEAFSTTMQMYGTRGF; encoded by the coding sequence GTGACTGACTCGACCGGAACACCCTCCACGCCCGCGGGCTGGTACGCGGACCCCGCGGGATCCGACCGCCTGCGCTGGTGGGACGGCACGCGCTGGACCGACCACCTGACGGACGCGCCCCCGGCCGCGGCGCCGGCGTCGGCGCCGTCGCCGGCACCGGCGCCGGCCGAGCCCGCCGCCGCCCCGGTCTCCGGCCACGTCGCGCCGGAGGCGCCGGCCGCCTCCGCTACGGTGCCGCCGACCTACGGCCAGCAGACCCCCGGACAGCAGGACGCCCAGCAGCCCTACGCGCAGCAGCCGTATGCGCAGCAGCCCTACGCGCAGGGCGCGTACGCGCAGCAGCCGTACTCCGCGCCGACCCCGCCGCCGAAGGTGCCCGCGTCCACGCAGCCGTTCACGTGGGCCATCTGGGTGCTGGCGGCGCTGCCGGTGGTCTACGTCCTCCTCGCGCTGAACATGGACTACCGGGGCGCGCTCGAGATGAGCCCGCGCGGGCCGCGCACCGACGCCCTGGTCGCCTCGGCGCTCAGCAGCCTCGTCCAGTTCCTCGTATGGGGCGGATCCGTGGCGCTCGCGTTCGTCGACTGGCGCGACCTCACGCGCCGCGGCATCGCCAAGCCCTTCCACTGGGCGTGGGCGTTCATCCCCGTCGTGGGCGGGGTCTACCTGATCGGGCGGTCGATCATCGTCCGACGCCGCATCGAGGGCGCGCCCGCGAACGCGCTGTCGCCGATCTGGCTCTGGGCCGGGCTCAACGTCATCGTCGCCTTCATCTCCATCGTCAAGTTCGTCGAGGCCTTCTCCACGACGATGCAGATGTACGGCACCCGCGGCTTCTGA
- a CDS encoding AAA family ATPase → MADASPPALLLNGTYGVGKSAVLDHIGDLLAEAGRPFSLMDVDWFHRSWPPASWDPENVVIEARAMAATWALFQEAGPRQLVVSGVVAERADLDRYRDALGIDVRCVLLTASPAVVEARLRSRYDDDRRAARHWHLARHADLAARLREADLHLAVIATDDRTPRQVARAALDARTR, encoded by the coding sequence ATGGCTGACGCGAGCCCACCCGCCCTCCTCCTCAACGGCACCTACGGCGTCGGCAAGAGCGCCGTGCTCGACCACATCGGCGACCTCCTCGCCGAGGCCGGGCGGCCGTTCAGCCTGATGGACGTCGACTGGTTCCACCGGTCGTGGCCGCCCGCGTCGTGGGATCCGGAGAACGTCGTCATCGAGGCGCGCGCCATGGCCGCCACGTGGGCGCTCTTCCAGGAGGCGGGTCCGCGGCAGCTCGTGGTCAGCGGTGTGGTCGCCGAGCGCGCCGACCTCGACCGCTACCGCGATGCCCTCGGGATCGACGTGCGGTGCGTGCTCCTCACCGCGTCGCCCGCCGTCGTCGAGGCACGCCTGCGCTCCCGGTACGACGACGACCGTCGGGCCGCGCGCCACTGGCACCTGGCCCGGCACGCGGACCTGGCCGCGCGACTGCGGGAGGCCGACCTCCACCTGGCCGTGATCGCGACCGACGACCGCACCCCGCGGCAGGTGGCGCGGGCCGCGCTCGACGCGCGCACCCGGTAG
- a CDS encoding GDSL-type esterase/lipase family protein has product MSGIGASARDGAVVELDGGSVRVHGHLGLMAVPGGVRPIRLPEARWRDFPPAGELLRAQVSTAAGVRIRFTTRADEVRLRVRCTRIHFDELPGPRNTFVAEVDGVDLPPVASPVDVVRRVSSSGDTAEETAVGSGDASVVVLRGLGRGPSTVTAWLPQGMVVDLVGIAADAPVRAAEPLGLPRWMHHGSSISHCVEAPDPTGAWPVVAARATGLDLVDLGFGGQCMLDPFVADAIAAEPADVISLSVGINIVGARSMDQRTFVPALHGFLDRVRRGHPDTPIVLASSILWPGSEQVPGPPGVEFRDDGSVRCFAAGDPADVPRGALTLAESRRHVEHVARVRQDAGEQIAHLDGLELYGLDDVARFTLPDGLHPDAELYAEMGGRWVARVFADGGLVPRAGLGGGGRPAAGRP; this is encoded by the coding sequence GTGAGCGGGATCGGCGCGTCCGCGCGCGACGGCGCGGTCGTCGAGCTCGACGGCGGGTCCGTCCGCGTCCACGGGCACCTGGGGCTGATGGCGGTGCCGGGCGGCGTGCGACCCATCCGGCTGCCCGAGGCCAGGTGGCGCGACTTCCCGCCGGCGGGCGAGCTGCTGCGGGCGCAGGTGTCGACGGCGGCCGGGGTGCGGATCCGGTTCACGACCCGGGCAGACGAGGTGCGGCTGCGCGTGCGCTGCACGCGCATCCACTTCGACGAGCTGCCGGGGCCCCGCAACACGTTCGTCGCCGAGGTCGACGGCGTGGACCTGCCTCCGGTCGCCTCGCCCGTGGACGTCGTGCGCCGGGTCTCGTCGTCGGGCGACACGGCGGAGGAGACGGCGGTCGGGTCCGGGGATGCGTCCGTCGTCGTGCTCCGCGGGCTCGGGCGCGGGCCGTCGACCGTGACCGCATGGCTGCCGCAGGGCATGGTCGTCGACCTCGTCGGCATCGCCGCCGACGCGCCCGTCCGGGCCGCGGAGCCGCTCGGGCTGCCGCGCTGGATGCACCACGGCAGCTCCATCAGCCACTGCGTCGAGGCGCCCGATCCGACCGGCGCGTGGCCCGTCGTCGCTGCCCGCGCGACGGGCCTCGACCTCGTGGACCTGGGCTTCGGCGGCCAGTGCATGCTCGACCCGTTCGTCGCGGACGCCATCGCCGCGGAGCCCGCCGACGTGATCTCGCTGAGCGTCGGCATCAACATCGTGGGCGCGCGGTCGATGGACCAGCGCACCTTCGTGCCCGCGCTGCACGGCTTCCTCGACCGGGTGCGGCGCGGCCACCCGGACACCCCGATCGTGCTCGCGTCGTCGATCCTCTGGCCGGGCAGCGAGCAGGTGCCCGGGCCGCCCGGCGTGGAGTTCCGGGACGACGGATCCGTGCGCTGCTTCGCGGCGGGCGACCCCGCCGACGTGCCGCGCGGGGCGCTCACGCTCGCGGAGTCGCGCCGGCACGTGGAGCACGTCGCGCGTGTGCGGCAGGACGCGGGCGAGCAGATCGCGCACCTCGACGGCCTGGAGCTCTACGGGCTAGACGACGTGGCGCGGTTCACGCTGCCGGACGGGCTGCATCCGGACGCGGAGCTCTACGCGGAGATGGGCGGGCGCTGGGTGGCACGGGTCTTCGCGGACGGCGGGCTGGTGCCGAGGGCGGGGCTCGGCGGCGGCGGGCGGCCAGCGGCGGGTCGCCCCTAG
- a CDS encoding 5-oxoprolinase subunit C family protein has translation MSDAAAPRRGRRAVATSAAGLVVERTGPLMLVQDAGRPGHGGIGVSPSGALDQRALADANLLVGNDPGTAGLEIVLGGAVLRATAAVWVAVTGAVGPLVRTAGRGSRPAPYAAAVLLDAGDALEIGAAVAGIRWYVAVRGGIDVAPVLGSRATDLLSRVGPAPVAVGDVLPVGSARARPVPPVDSLAVSAPADGEVLLRATPGPRLDWFVDGSWASLLDRAWEVTAEADRVGVRLDGEPLERRIPGELPSEGVVTGALQVPPSGRPILFLADHPMTGGYPVIGVVARDDVRLAAQLRPGQRIRFV, from the coding sequence GTGAGCGACGCGGCCGCCCCTCGCCGCGGTCGCCGGGCCGTGGCGACCTCAGCGGCCGGCCTCGTGGTCGAGCGCACCGGCCCGCTCATGCTCGTCCAGGACGCGGGCCGGCCCGGCCACGGCGGCATCGGCGTCTCGCCGTCCGGCGCCCTGGATCAACGCGCCCTCGCCGACGCGAACCTCCTCGTCGGCAACGACCCGGGCACGGCGGGCCTCGAGATCGTGCTAGGCGGCGCGGTGCTCCGCGCGACGGCCGCCGTGTGGGTCGCCGTGACGGGCGCGGTCGGACCGCTCGTGCGCACGGCGGGCCGGGGGTCGCGGCCCGCGCCGTACGCCGCGGCCGTGCTGCTCGACGCCGGCGACGCGCTCGAGATCGGCGCGGCCGTCGCCGGGATCCGCTGGTACGTCGCGGTGCGCGGCGGGATCGACGTCGCGCCCGTGCTCGGCTCGCGCGCCACCGACCTGCTCTCCCGCGTGGGACCCGCGCCCGTGGCGGTCGGCGACGTGCTGCCCGTCGGATCCGCGCGCGCCCGGCCCGTGCCGCCCGTCGACTCGCTCGCCGTGTCCGCGCCCGCGGACGGCGAGGTGCTCCTCCGTGCGACGCCCGGACCGCGCCTCGACTGGTTCGTCGACGGATCCTGGGCCTCGCTCCTCGACCGCGCGTGGGAGGTGACCGCCGAGGCCGACCGCGTGGGCGTCCGCCTCGACGGCGAGCCGCTCGAGCGGCGGATCCCCGGCGAGCTCCCCAGCGAGGGCGTCGTCACGGGCGCGCTCCAGGTGCCGCCGTCGGGCCGGCCGATCCTGTTCCTCGCCGACCACCCGATGACGGGCGGCTACCCGGTGATCGGCGTGGTCGCGCGCGACGACGTCCGCCTGGCGGCGCAGCTGCGCCCCGGCCAGCGCATCCGCTTCGTGTGA
- a CDS encoding DUF6518 family protein — translation MTRPDASADRTAVAARPYPSSSRRPARAILRAGLRATVVVLVFSLVVGGLTSPAQGFLPEWMGSLANSAGGWSMLAFVAVWLSRARPLLGAVLGAISFVAMVEAYGVVSLWRGYFLADPFSSMWIPIGLVAGPVIGLAAGLVRHASRRWTIAGVAVLSAVLIAEGIYGLTVVAASTSPVYWTLEIVLAVGFLAAAALHCRRTQVDASPAPVRG, via the coding sequence ATGACCCGACCCGACGCGTCCGCCGACCGCACCGCCGTCGCCGCCCGCCCTTACCCCTCGTCCTCGCGGCGGCCCGCGCGTGCGATCCTGCGGGCCGGGCTGCGCGCCACGGTCGTCGTCCTCGTCTTCAGCCTCGTCGTGGGTGGCCTCACCAGCCCCGCGCAGGGCTTCCTCCCGGAGTGGATGGGCTCGCTCGCCAACTCGGCCGGCGGCTGGAGCATGCTCGCCTTCGTCGCCGTGTGGCTCTCCCGCGCGCGCCCGCTCCTCGGCGCCGTGCTCGGCGCGATCTCCTTCGTCGCGATGGTGGAGGCGTACGGCGTCGTCAGCCTGTGGCGCGGGTACTTCCTCGCGGACCCCTTCTCGTCCATGTGGATCCCGATCGGCCTGGTCGCCGGCCCGGTCATCGGCCTCGCGGCCGGCCTCGTGCGGCACGCGTCGCGCCGATGGACGATCGCCGGCGTCGCGGTGCTCAGCGCCGTGCTCATCGCCGAGGGGATCTACGGCCTCACGGTCGTCGCCGCCAGCACGAGCCCGGTGTACTGGACCCTCGAGATCGTCCTCGCGGTCGGCTTCCTCGCCGCGGCGGCGCTGCACTGTCGGCGGACGCAGGTGGACGCGTCGCCGGCTCCGGTGCGCGGCTAG
- a CDS encoding LCP family protein: MSDETRPDRRLTPGIARHGRLRRPSAVRTAVKAMAAVTAVVIASTGSVAAFAAWDLARTVQANAVDIGDGKAAPPSIGAIDGGANILLVGGDTREGQGDGYGTDPTVNTGNLNDVTMLMHISEDHTRATVVSFPRDMLVDMPACSRPDGSEEPASSGVLINVALKRGGLPCVVRAVEAITGLEVPYGGLIQFNGVVEMSNAVGGVPVCIANRLRDRKTDLDLQPGIHPLQGREAVQFLRTRYGVGDQSDISRISNQQVFLSALLRTITSTDTLTNPAKVYGIARAAIDNMVLSTSLDSPAAIASLALTVKDIPLDRFTFVQYPSTRLESGRVAQDVAKGDEMIRLVAADADFTLAPGSTGQGVAAPEPAAGVPTTPAPDAGAAPSADPSAPAVLPEGVTGQTASEQTCSNG; this comes from the coding sequence ATGTCCGACGAGACGCGACCCGACCGGCGCCTCACGCCCGGCATCGCCCGGCACGGCCGGCTGCGGAGGCCCAGCGCCGTGCGCACCGCGGTGAAGGCCATGGCCGCGGTGACGGCCGTGGTGATCGCGAGCACCGGATCCGTCGCCGCGTTCGCCGCCTGGGACCTGGCGCGCACCGTGCAGGCGAACGCCGTGGACATCGGGGACGGGAAGGCAGCGCCGCCCTCCATCGGCGCGATCGACGGGGGTGCCAACATCCTGCTGGTCGGCGGCGACACCCGCGAGGGCCAAGGCGACGGCTACGGCACCGATCCCACCGTGAACACCGGCAACCTCAACGACGTCACGATGTTGATGCACATCAGCGAGGACCACACGCGCGCGACCGTCGTCTCCTTCCCGCGCGACATGCTCGTCGACATGCCCGCCTGCAGCCGTCCGGACGGCTCAGAGGAGCCCGCGTCCTCGGGCGTGCTGATCAACGTGGCCCTCAAGCGCGGCGGACTGCCCTGCGTCGTGCGGGCCGTCGAGGCCATCACGGGCCTCGAGGTGCCGTACGGCGGCCTGATCCAGTTCAACGGGGTCGTCGAGATGTCGAACGCGGTGGGCGGGGTACCGGTCTGCATCGCCAACCGCCTGCGCGACCGCAAGACGGACCTCGACCTGCAGCCCGGGATCCACCCGCTCCAGGGGCGCGAAGCCGTCCAGTTCCTCCGCACCCGTTACGGGGTGGGCGACCAGAGCGACATCTCCCGCATCAGCAATCAGCAGGTGTTCCTCAGCGCCCTGCTCCGCACCATCACATCGACGGACACGCTGACGAACCCGGCCAAGGTCTACGGGATCGCGCGCGCCGCGATCGACAACATGGTGCTGTCGACCTCGCTCGACAGCCCAGCCGCGATCGCGTCGCTGGCCCTCACGGTCAAGGACATCCCCCTCGACCGGTTCACGTTCGTGCAGTACCCGAGCACCCGGCTGGAGAGCGGGCGGGTGGCGCAGGACGTCGCGAAGGGCGACGAGATGATCCGCCTCGTCGCAGCCGACGCCGACTTCACCCTCGCGCCGGGGAGCACCGGCCAGGGCGTCGCGGCGCCGGAGCCCGCGGCCGGAGTGCCGACCACGCCGGCACCCGACGCGGGCGCCGCGCCCTCCGCGGATCCGTCGGCCCCGGCCGTGCTCCCCGAGGGCGTCACCGGGCAGACGGCATCGGAGCAGACCTGCTCCAATGGCTGA